AGGATACTCCGGTgcccccccagcctctcccagtccCCGtttccccagttcccccagtccaTCCCCGtttccccagtgcccccagtccctcccagttcccccagtccatcccagtgtccccagtgcctcccagttcccctaGTCCCTCCCAGTTTCCGTTTCCCCAGGACGTTCCGGTGCGCCCCCAGCCTCTCCCGGTCCCTCCCAGTCACCTCCCGGCCCCACCTGGTACCCGcagcccgcggccgccgccgccccgagcagcagcagcgccgccgcccccggcaccGCCATGCCGCTCGCGGGCACAGTCATGTGACCACGCGTTCACATGACCcgaggggggtctccccagcccagcccggcccggcccggcccggcccggcccggccccgccctcTGGGCAAGCGGGAGCCAATGGGCGGCGAGGGGAATAACGGAAGGCGGTGACATAACGGACGGGCGCCAATAAGGCGGAGGAGCGCTCATGATTGACACCGCGAGTCCCGCCTCCCCAGGGCGGGCGTTGGCAACGGCCCCTCCCGCGgcgggagagcgcccggtagcCAATGACGCGCGGCGGCTCTCGAAACCCCGCCCCCGCCGAGCCGTGGTGGGTGGAGAGCGCGAGACGGGCAGGTCTCTCCGCCAATGGGGCGTCGAGGAGCCGGGTCCCTCACAGCGGCCATGGCGCCGGCGGTGCGGAGGGGAGCCCCGGGGGCAGCCAGAGCCGAGGGCTCCCCTCAGACCCTCGGGCGCCCCCTAgacctgccccctgccccccccccccacacccccgggATTTCCCTTGTACCCCCTGGGGCTCCCtttagacacccccccccagtctgccagggctcccctcagacccccctgcctcccctcagGCCCCCTCCAGGCCTCCCTCAGCACCCTTGGGGCTCCCCTCAGACCCCCCAGgctcccctcagacccccctgcCTTTCTTCAGCCACCTGGGGCTCCCCTCGGACCCCTTCCAGGCTCCCCTTGTCCCCgggggctcccccagccctcaCACCCCATGGCTCCCTCTTTACCTCCACCCATCATTCCTCCCTCCGATTCCCCCCaaacctgggggggggtgtccatccCCCCCATCTGCCCGCCAACCCCATGGCTGTGAGCAGGATCCACCCACGCAGGTACGTGCAAACCACAACGACcctgagctctgccccagcatccccctttattgtcccagccccagcacaacCCACCGCCTCGCCTGTGATGAGCAACCCCCCCCCGGACACCAGCCATCACCaggggggggacatgggctggGGGTTCTGCAGGTAGGACATCACCACGGCCGAGATGGAGAgcctggagagggagagagacaccAGCCCAGGGTTCAGAGACCCCCGCAAACCCAGGGCGGTCTCCCCGCTGTCCCCTCCGGGGGGGACGCGTCACCTCGGGGCACTCACATGAAGCTGCTCATCATCTGCTTGGTGTCCTCCGAGCTGCGGGAGTTGGCGAAGCTGATGAAGGAGCAGTAGACGGCGATCCAGGCGCACCACTTCAGCTGCGGGCAGAGGGGTAcggtgtggggacaccctggggacggTCCCTGATCTCCTGAATCCCCTGGGGACGGTCCCTGTCCCCCTGAGGCCCCAGGGGACGGCCCTTCCCCTTGAACCCCCTGGGGATGGTCCCTGAACCCCCTGGGACAGCCCTTGTCCCCCTGAAACCCCTGGGGATGCTCCCTGTCCCTCCAAGACCCCCGGAAGATGGTCCCTGTCCCTCTGAATCCCCCAGGGACGGTCCCTGTGCCCACCTCGTCCCCCCTTGGCCACCTCAAAAAGCCCTGGGGCTGGCTCCTGTCCCCCTTGACCCCCCCTTTAGGGACAGCCCCTGTCCCCCCTTGCCCCTCGgccaccccaaatccccccccctcgAGGATGGTCCCTGTGCCCCCATGGCCCTcggccaccccagagcccccccagggaccATCCCCAACCACCAAAATATCTTCTCACTGCCCAGCCtggagccccccccagccctgggcaggtcccccccggtgccccccaccTTGAGCATGAGCCCACACATGCTGAAGACCATCCCCAGCAGGTTCATGTAGTCGGGGGTGGGGTCCTCCAGCGCCGGGTTGGTCTCGGTGGCCGGTGGCTTGTACCTGGGGACGGCCCCGTCAGGGGGACGGGGACCCGGttcccccccagccgccccccggtCTCCTCCCGGGTCATCTCCAGGTCCCTCCCGGTCGATCCCGGCTCACCTCCTGGTTGTCCCCTGGTCCCCTTCCGGTCCTCCCCCGGGTCCCTCTCCCGGTTGCCCCCCGGTTCCCCTCCAGGTCGTACCCGGTTTCCCTTCCCGgtcatccccatctctcctcccgGTCACCCCCCGGTCCCCTTCCCGGTTTCCCCGGTCGACCCCGgttcccctcccagttcccctcgGTCTCTTCCCGGTCCTCCCCCGGGTCCCTCTCCCGGTTGCCCCCCCACTTCCCTCCAGGTCCCCCCCGGTCGCCCCCGGTTTCCCTTCCTGGTCCCCTTCCCGGTCGTCCCCTGCTCTCCTCCCGGTtgccccccgggtcccctccaGGTTCCCTCCCGGTTGCCCTCCCGGTCGACCCCCTGTTATTCCCTCCGGTTCTCCCCCGGGTCCCTCTCCCGGTCGCACCCCGCTCCCCTTCCCGGTTTCCCCGGTCGCCCCCGGTTCCCTCTCCCGGTTGCCCCTCGGGTCCTCTCCaggtccccccctgtcccccttgctctcctcctggTCTCCTCCCGGTCGTCCCCCGGTTATTCCCTCCAGGTCCCTCCCGGTCGTCCCCCTGCTCTCCTCCCGGTTATTCCCTCCGGTCGCCCCCCGGCCCCACCTGGCCACCCGGGCCGGCCGCCGCGGGTCCGCCatgccgccccgccgcccgcttccgccgccgcctccggaagaggccccggccccgctccccgctcccggtgccggtgcccggtcCCCGCCATGGCCTTcccgcggccccggcccgcccgccccgagCTGCCGCGGCGGCGGGTGCGGACGCTGGAGTGCGGGCAGGGCGCGGTGCGGGCCGCTCGCTTCAACGGTGGGGGCacggggaccggggcgggggggggggcgagggggagggaCCGGGACCCGGGAACGGGGACCCGGACCCCATCCCGGGGGGGAATAGGGACCCGCGCCccatcccagggacccccaaTTCCTGGAtcccatcccggggggggggcgggaatagAGACTTGTGCCCCATCCCAGGGACCCCAACTCCTTGATCCCATCCCGGGGGGGTGTAACAGGGACCCGCACCccatcccagggacccccaaCTCCTGGATCCCATCCCGGGGGGGTAATGGGGATCCAGTGCCCATGCCGGGGGGAGGAAGCGGGGGGGCACACTCCCAGCCCCCGTACCAAGCGGATAACGGGGATCTGGTCCCCatcccgggggaggggggaattaagccctggggacccccaactCCTCGATCCCAccctggggggaggaagggggggcacTCCCGGTCCCCatcccagggagaggaacagggacCCGGGTTCTTgtccctgggaagggggggggaggtaaTTGGGGCCCGCAgctctggggagggggtgtcgatgtggggtgctgggggggtcaccAGGGCCTCCCCTCCCCAGTGGATGGGAACTACTGCCTGACCTGCGGCAGCGACAAGACCCTGAAGCTCTGGAACCCCCACAAGGGCACGGCGCTGCGCACCTACCAGGGCCACGGCTACGAGGTGCTGGACGCCGCCGGGTAAGGGACAGGGGTGGGGGctgcggggaccccccccaccccagccccactaACGGGGCACCCCCTCTCCCCCGCCAGCTCCTTTGACaacagccagctctgctcctgcggGGCCGACAAGACGGTGGCTCTGTGGGACGTGGCCACCGGGCAAGTGATCCGCAAGTACCGGGGACATGCCGGGGTgaggacacggtggggggggggctctggggatgggggggcttcgggggggggagtttgggggtccctgtggggcgcTGACTCCCTGCTTCTCCCGCAGAAAGTCAACTGTGTCCAGTTCAATGAGGAGGCCACCATCATTGTGTCTGGTAAGGGAGCGGTCCTGGGGGGTCCtgccagcaccagaacccccccccgacacccccttttcccctccgacaccccctttctcccccccatccccccccccaggctccatTGACTCCACCGTCCGCTGCTGGGACTGTCGCTCCCGTCGCCCTGACCCCGTCCAGGTCCTGGATGAGGCCAAGGACGGCATCTCCAGCGTGAAGGTCTCCGACCACGAGATCCTCTCAGGGTGAGGGAAGGGGACACTCCTGGGGGGTCAGGGACACACCTGGGGGGGTAGGGGGCCCCCCAGGATTGCATCCCCCCCAGCACTGGCACCCCTTTCTCTCCGCAGCTCCGTGGATGGCCGCATCCGGCGCTACGACCTGCGCGCCGGCCAGCTCTTTTCCGACTACATAGGGAGTGAGTGAAGGGGTGCGGGACATCCCTGGGGGGTGCCCCAAGGTCTGGGGGGCTCTCGGCCCCCCCCTCAAACCCCTGTCTGCCCCTCAGGTCCCATCACCAGCGTCTGCTTCAGCAAGGACGGGCAGTGTGCCCTGGCCGCCAGCCTGGACTCCACCCTGCGCCTGCTGGACAAGGAGACGGGGGAGCTGCTGGGCGAGTACGAGACCCCCACGGCCCCACGGCCCTTctggggggctgtgtgtgtgtgtgtggggggggggggggtccccgcctcACCCCGTccttgtgtcccccctccctccctgtccccgcaggTACACGGGCCACCGCAGCACCTCGTACCGGCTGGACTGCGTCCTGAGCGAGCAGGACACCCACGTGGGAAGCGCCTCCGAGGACGGACACGTCTACTTCTGGGACCTGGTGGAGGTGAGTGGATAaagcggcggggaggggggggtcgaCCCCACGCTTTGGGGGTCCCGAGGACCCCCCCTACATCCTCacgtgtcctgtccccccccctcccagggctcgCTGGCGCTCAGCCTGGCCGTGGGCCGCAGCGTGGTGCAGTCCCTCTCCTTCcaccccaccctgccctgcctgctggccGCCACCCAGGGCCAGCTCCAGCTCTGGCGCGAGGACACCTTCCAGCCCGAGGGGGACCCCGACACGTgaagggggggtttggggggggccccccacTCGCCTGCGCGCCCCCTTTCCCCGCTAACGAGGAATAAACCCGCGGCGTAGAGAGATTGCGGTGCTTTATTGTGAGCAGCTTCAAATAAATACAAGCGCTGGGGAGGAAGCAGATGGTACAGGGGGGGTCGGGGGGACAGACAGACGGTCGTGGGGGGGTCCCGGACAGGTGGATGGTATAGGGGGGGTCCCAGCTCCCCCACTCCCCCGAAtcacctccctctctcctctgtgCACGCTGCTGTTCAGGGCACGGAGCCTGGGGACATCAGGATGGGAGGCCCTGCAGAGAAATCAGGGGCTTGGCACCCCCAAAGTGGGGGTTCAGCCCCCTTAAAGTGGGGTCTCACCCTTCCCAAAGTGGGGGGGCTCGGCTTCCCCCAGGGACACCCTCAATCCCCCGCTGTCCCAGCAGGAAACGCGTCGGCTCTTTGGGCAAACGTCTCCGCCACCAGCAGTGGAAAGACCAGGGAAGCGTCGGCGTAAACCTGGGCACAAGGAGAGGGGGGTGAGGGTAGGGGAGCCCCCCTCAccccgggcacccccccccccccgagaccccctcAGGGCCCCACCTTGACGGGGGTGGCGTCCATCCGGATCTTGCCCCAGGACACGGCCTCGTCCGGCCGCGCTCCCGAGTCGGAGCCGTCAAACTCCTGCGCCGTGTTGACGTAGACGGAGAAATCGGCCCCGTTCCTCTGCGGGGGCCAGGAACAGGGTGAGCGCCcgccccccgccgtgtcccctcACTGGGGGTGCCCCCGTGTCCCTTGGGAGGTGTCggggtgtccccaccccccccgcccctcaccaTGAGGTTGGCGTTGGCGATGTGGTGCTTCACCAGCCCCCCGCCCAGGATGATCATCCCCGTCTTCCTGGCGAAGATGGCCTGGGTGTTAATGAGGCGCAGGTCTGTGTGTGGGGGGAAGACggtgtcactggggggggggaacgacaggAGTGTCCCCGAGTGTCCCCTGGGGGTGGGACACACACACTCACCCTCCACGATGTCCAGCACCAGCCCCGGGCGCTTGTAGGAGTGGAAGAAGATCATGTCCCCCAGGGAGCCATCGGTGAGCGCCGGGCTCAGCACCGGGATGTTGTTCTGGGAAGGGGACGCGGTGACGGGGCTGTGAGGGGCCAGTAACACCCCCGGGGGGATGGTGACACCCCCCCAGTGTCCATGTGTGtccccctgccccgtccccacTCACCTTCTGTGCCCAGTAGCAGATGGACTCAGGGTTGTCGATCTCCTTCCCCAACCGCGCGATCATCCGGGAGGGCGTCCACCTCATCCCCTGCCGGACCCCCACGCTCAGGACCACCATCtcggggggacccaggcatccaggcccccccccaacctcccctccccagaGCCTGGGAGGACCCCGGTGtctgggtgacccccccccaaacctgcgtTTCTTGCTCCTCCACCATCTGCTCCAGGATGGGCATCAGCCAGTCCTCGAATTTGCAGTAATTGTCATTGGGCACCAGCAGGTTCCCGATCCTGGGGAGGGGACGGGCTCAGCGTGGAGGGAACCCCCCCACCCGGGAGGGGACCCCCACACCCGGGAGGGGACCCCGATGCCCCCTGAACCTGTTGATGCCGCTGCGGCGCAGCTCCTGTCCCCGCAGGCTGAAGTCCCCGATGAAGGTGGGCGCCAGGCACTTGATGAGatcctcctccaccccccccgcCGTGGTCACCACCACGTCCACCTGCCCGGGGGGGGACGCGTCAGGGTcttggggacacctcggggacaGGGCTGAgcccccaggacaccccagagAGCCCTGGGACTGGGGGAGACCCTGAGGGATCCCTCAGGACAGGGCCGGGACCTCGGGGACATCCCCAGGACCGAGCTGGGAACCCCCTGAATCCCACAAGGACCTGAGGGACAGGGAAAAGGACCCCCCAAGGACATGAGGGACCCCCTGAATCCCACAGGGACCTGAGGGACAAGCTAGGGACCCGAGGGACAGGGAAAAGGACCACCACAGGATGTGAGGGACCCCCTGGGGACAAATCTGGGGACCTCCTGGATCCCACAAGGACCTGACGGACAGGGAAAAGGACCCCCCAAGGACATGAGGGGCCCCTTGGGGGCCCCCCTGTATCTCACAAGGACCTGAGGGACGGGCTGGGGACCTGAGGGACACCCTAGAGAACGGTGCACCCCCCTGGGGACCCTACAGGGACCCCCGGGACCGGCTTGGGGACACCCCGAGGGCTCCCCCAGGGCACTTCAGCGAtggcccccgggggggggtggggggggtgggacccCAGACCCTTCCATCACCCATCACCCATCACCCGGGTGTCCCCACGCGTCTCCAGGTGTGtgtcaccccccccacacacacaccccccccggtgtccccgcaCCATGTTGCGCTGCACCAGGTACCGGATGGTCTCCCGGACGCCGGAGCTGACGAGGTTGGAGGTGAAGCCCAGGAAGATGGTGCAGCCCgagggcggccgccgcccgcccagCGCCGCCCGCGCCCGCTCCTCCTCGCTCAGCGGCTCCAGCTTCGCCGCGATCTGCGGGCGGGgaccggagcgggggggggggggggtgtgtgtcaggaCCGGCTGAGCCCCGGGACCCCTCCCttacccccccgccccggccccaccATCCGCTGGATCTCGGCGACGGCCTGGGCGAAGCTGGTGGCCTGGAAGCCGGTGGTGCGGAAGGAACGGAGCAGCGCGGCGTGGTCCGGGCCGCCCGAGAAGTCGTAGCCGCGCACCGGGAGGCTCTCGGCCGGGAGGGGCCCGCTGGGCTGCAGCACGGCCCGCAGGGCCCCGGCCGGGACCGGCCCCGGCGCCGCCATCGGGCTGCGGCCGGCCGCCTCACTCTCCCGCGTCGCCgctgggcgccgccatcttggcccGCCCCCCCGCTCACTGCGCCTGCGCGCAGCCGCCTTGCTCCGCCCCCGCCTAGCTCTGCGCCTGCGCGCCGCCATCTTGTTCGCCGCCGGCTCCCTCTGCCGTACGGCTGCACGCCGCCATCTTGGAGAAGGGACGGTGGCCGCCGAGGGGCAATAAGCACCGAGACGCGAAACGTCTCCGCTCAAGGGGTGGCGCTGGAGCAGGCTGACCCCGAAAcctcccaaaactgccccaaaaccgCGGGGATGCACCCGCGGGGAAACGCAGCCTCCGCTCCAGTCAAATCTTTTTAATACCCACGAACGGGTGGCAGCACCGAGCCCCAGTGGGGGCCTGTCTCTTCCATGTTGGGGGGGCGCAGAGGGTCCCCACGGCTGGCGGCGGGGAGCAGGGATGGAccccccccggcggcggggagccccccagccccggcagccccccatTCCCGGGCAGTGCAAGTGCGGGGCCGCGGTGGAGCGTCAG
This DNA window, taken from Numenius arquata unplaced genomic scaffold, bNumArq3.hap1.1 HAP1_SCAFFOLD_1232, whole genome shotgun sequence, encodes the following:
- the WDR83OS gene encoding PAT complex subunit Asterix, which translates into the protein MADPRRPARVARYKPPATETNPALEDPTPDYMNLLGMVFSMCGLMLKLKWCAWIAVYCSFISFANSRSSEDTKQMMSSFMLSISAVVMSYLQNPQPMSPPW
- the WDR83 gene encoding WD repeat domain-containing protein 83 — its product is MAFPRPRPARPELPRRRVRTLECGQGAVRAARFNVDGNYCLTCGSDKTLKLWNPHKGTALRTYQGHGYEVLDAAGSFDNSQLCSCGADKTVALWDVATGQVIRKYRGHAGKVNCVQFNEEATIIVSGSIDSTVRCWDCRSRRPDPVQVLDEAKDGISSVKVSDHEILSGSVDGRIRRYDLRAGQLFSDYIGSPITSVCFSKDGQCALAASLDSTLRLLDKETGELLGEYTGHRSTSYRLDCVLSEQDTHVGSASEDGHVYFWDLVEGSLALSLAVGRSVVQSLSFHPTLPCLLAATQGQLQLWREDTFQPEGDPDT
- the DHPS gene encoding deoxyhypusine synthase isoform X2, encoding MAAPGPVPAGALRAVLQPSGPLPAESLPVRGYDFSGGPDHAALLRSFRTTGFQATSFAQAVAEIQRMIAAKLEPLSEEERARAALGGRRPPSGCTIFLGFTSNLVSSGVRETIRYLVQRNMVDVVVTTAGGVEEDLIKCLAPTFIGDFSLRGQELRRSGINRIGNLLVPNDNYCKFEDWLMPILEQMVEEQETQGMRWTPSRMIARLGKEIDNPESICYWAQKNNIPVLSPALTDGSLGDMIFFHSYKRPGLVLDIVEDLRLINTQAIFARKTGMIILGGGLVKHHIANANLMRNGADFSVYVNTAQEFDGSDSGARPDEAVSWGKIRMDATPVKVYADASLVFPLLVAETFAQRADAFPAGTAGD
- the DHPS gene encoding deoxyhypusine synthase isoform X1, translated to MEGDPDRQAPAGALRAVLQPSGPLPAESLPVRGYDFSGGPDHAALLRSFRTTGFQATSFAQAVAEIQRMIAAKLEPLSEEERARAALGGRRPPSGCTIFLGFTSNLVSSGVRETIRYLVQRNMVDVVVTTAGGVEEDLIKCLAPTFIGDFSLRGQELRRSGINRIGNLLVPNDNYCKFEDWLMPILEQMVEEQETQGMRWTPSRMIARLGKEIDNPESICYWAQKNNIPVLSPALTDGSLGDMIFFHSYKRPGLVLDIVEDLRLINTQAIFARKTGMIILGGGLVKHHIANANLMRNGADFSVYVNTAQEFDGSDSGARPDEAVSWGKIRMDATPVKVYADASLVFPLLVAETFAQRADAFPAGTAGD